One Acinetobacter pullicarnis genomic region harbors:
- a CDS encoding PepSY-associated TM helix domain-containing protein: MRIDGKAEGPRQTMSWLHTWASLILGWLLYAIFLTGTLSFFQNEITVWMKPELHQSVPAASQVKQTEVALGYLQKHAPDAASWNIQLPNARQTSTELTIRKQGEDPNSRRGGERITIDSATGEVIKARETRGGGFLYRFHFELYGFPRIWSRWFVGIATMFMLVAIISGVITHKKIFKDFFTFRPGKGQRSWLDAHNATAIFALPFHIMITFSGLLLLMFMLMPWGMKQVYPNGIDFFYEMRGQPIPKVQNKETEQGKTARQKPQSEAEPILEAASLTHIEPLMHYAQSQWKTNPIGSIQISAPNTVNASIELKATYAKNLIERNVNPSLKFNGVNGQLDATATPVEKTSVPMGIYNVVTMLHEARGVDLALRWLLFLSGIVGTLMIATGLVLWTVKRAPQQQKQGYTSFGYRLVEATNIAAIIGLPLAVAAYFYANRFIPIEMEMRLNWEIRCFFSIWLLTLIYAALRPSRKAWLELLLFAAVSFAFLPILNALTGGAALWQSIENQQWMIATFDLMSLTLALLFLFSFYKVKHHKGLASKKGKAPAQESQL; the protein is encoded by the coding sequence ATGCGTATAGATGGTAAAGCAGAAGGACCACGCCAAACCATGTCTTGGTTGCATACTTGGGCCAGTCTAATTTTAGGGTGGCTACTCTACGCAATTTTTCTGACTGGGACACTGAGTTTTTTCCAAAACGAAATTACGGTTTGGATGAAACCTGAATTACATCAATCCGTGCCTGCTGCCTCGCAAGTTAAACAAACTGAAGTCGCTCTCGGATACTTGCAAAAGCATGCGCCAGATGCTGCAAGCTGGAATATTCAACTACCCAACGCTCGACAAACGTCAACTGAACTGACTATTCGCAAACAAGGTGAAGATCCAAATAGTCGCCGTGGTGGAGAGCGGATCACAATTGATAGTGCCACTGGCGAAGTCATAAAAGCACGCGAAACCCGTGGCGGCGGTTTTTTATATCGCTTCCATTTTGAATTGTATGGTTTTCCGCGTATTTGGTCACGTTGGTTTGTTGGTATAGCAACCATGTTTATGTTGGTGGCAATTATCAGCGGTGTCATCACACATAAAAAAATCTTTAAAGACTTTTTCACTTTTCGTCCAGGTAAAGGTCAGCGCTCATGGTTAGATGCACATAATGCAACTGCTATTTTTGCCCTGCCATTTCACATTATGATTACCTTTAGTGGCTTACTGCTACTCATGTTTATGCTCATGCCTTGGGGGATGAAGCAGGTTTATCCGAATGGTATCGATTTCTTTTATGAGATGCGTGGTCAACCTATACCAAAAGTACAAAATAAAGAAACAGAACAAGGTAAGACAGCACGCCAAAAGCCACAAAGTGAAGCCGAGCCAATCCTTGAAGCTGCATCACTCACCCACATTGAACCGTTGATGCACTATGCACAAAGCCAATGGAAAACCAATCCAATCGGATCAATCCAGATCTCAGCACCCAATACAGTCAATGCCAGTATCGAGTTAAAAGCTACTTATGCGAAAAACCTGATCGAACGTAATGTGAATCCAAGCCTAAAATTCAATGGGGTTAATGGTCAACTGGATGCGACAGCAACGCCTGTTGAAAAAACCTCGGTACCTATGGGGATTTATAACGTTGTTACGATGTTACATGAAGCACGTGGTGTCGATTTAGCACTCAGATGGCTGTTATTTTTATCCGGTATTGTCGGCACATTGATGATTGCAACGGGTTTGGTTCTCTGGACAGTAAAACGTGCACCCCAGCAACAAAAACAAGGCTATACCTCTTTTGGCTATCGCTTGGTCGAAGCAACTAATATTGCAGCGATTATTGGCCTTCCACTGGCCGTTGCAGCTTATTTTTATGCCAATCGCTTCATTCCAATAGAAATGGAGATGCGCCTGAACTGGGAAATCCGCTGCTTCTTTAGCATCTGGCTACTCACTTTGATCTATGCCGCATTACGTCCATCGCGTAAAGCTTGGTTAGAGTTATTGCTATTCGCAGCCGTTAGCTTTGCTTTCCTACCTATACTCAATGCATTAACAGGTGGTGCAGCTCTTTGGCAAAGCATTGAAAATCAACAATGGATGATCGCCACTTTCGATTTAATGTCACTCACCTTGGCCCTATTGTTCCTGTTTAGTTTCTATAAAGTGAAGCATCATAAAGGCTTAGCAAGTAAAAAGGGCAAGGCCCCAGCGCAGGAGTCACAATTATGA
- a CDS encoding LysR family transcriptional regulator produces the protein MPNLDLIQTYIMVIEKQSFSQAALQLNISKALVSMRIKRLEQEIGVSLLIRNTRKLTLTEAGHELYLQFKDLLLNITQSIENIRHGQQSASGILRMTSTYEFGHQILWELLAEFCQQHQALHLQCLFDAKPYDLIREQIDVAIRLGQLHDSTYKARKLAEYDIVLVASKSYANQMQFEHLKQLEQADWISNLNLNTIQFWNFKKGTEQLTLHEKTKYAANNVQTMKQMLLANLGVAILPKWLIEQELQQHSLVQLFPHYQLGRQGIYAVFPNQSYVPTKTRLMIDFLAAQLPDLLNQNRSKT, from the coding sequence ATGCCTAATCTTGATTTAATCCAAACCTATATTATGGTGATTGAAAAGCAGTCCTTTTCTCAAGCAGCCTTACAACTCAATATTAGTAAAGCTTTGGTCAGCATGCGCATCAAACGTCTTGAACAGGAAATTGGGGTGAGCTTATTAATTCGAAATACCCGAAAACTCACATTAACCGAGGCAGGTCATGAACTCTACTTACAGTTTAAAGATCTATTACTGAATATCACGCAAAGCATAGAAAATATCAGACACGGTCAGCAAAGTGCCTCTGGAATACTACGTATGACCTCGACCTATGAATTTGGCCATCAAATTTTGTGGGAATTGTTGGCTGAGTTTTGTCAGCAGCATCAGGCATTACATTTACAATGTTTATTTGATGCCAAACCTTATGATCTGATTCGAGAACAAATTGATGTAGCGATTCGTCTAGGACAACTGCATGATTCTACCTATAAAGCACGCAAACTAGCAGAATATGACATTGTATTGGTCGCCTCTAAAAGCTATGCCAATCAAATGCAATTCGAACACCTCAAACAACTTGAACAAGCAGACTGGATTTCAAATCTCAATCTCAACACCATCCAGTTCTGGAATTTCAAAAAAGGCACAGAACAACTCACACTGCATGAAAAAACCAAATATGCAGCCAATAATGTGCAAACCATGAAACAAATGCTGCTTGCCAACCTAGGTGTGGCAATCCTCCCCAAATGGTTGATTGAACAAGAGCTTCAACAGCACAGCTTGGTGCAACTGTTTCCCCACTACCAGCTAGGCCGCCAAGGCATTTATGCAGTATTTCCCAACCAAAGCTATGTTCCCACTAAAACCAGATTAATGATTGATTTTCTTGCAGCGCAGCTTCCCGATTTACTCAATCAAAATCGCTCAAAAACTTAA
- a CDS encoding flavin reductase family protein has translation MSRSKSVSLSLPIHETDIRQLRTFLGQYATGVTVVTTVDKNNRRVGMTANSFSSVSLDPPLILWSIAKTASNVDDFCQCARFAINILNEEQQLASNHFAKSSADKFADLEMVEDVMGIPILNDALTTLICKPYQIYEGGDHHIIVGEIEFCKHNGGNPLVFHNGKYHQTQLHPAYKTV, from the coding sequence ATGAGCCGATCCAAAAGCGTCAGTCTAAGTCTGCCTATTCATGAAACAGATATTAGACAGTTGCGAACATTTTTAGGGCAATACGCGACAGGTGTCACCGTTGTAACCACTGTTGATAAAAATAACCGTCGAGTTGGCATGACCGCGAATTCATTCAGTTCGGTTTCGCTTGATCCACCATTAATTTTATGGAGTATCGCCAAGACTGCATCCAATGTAGATGACTTTTGTCAGTGTGCGCGTTTTGCGATCAATATCCTAAATGAAGAGCAACAACTTGCTTCGAATCATTTTGCAAAGTCATCGGCAGACAAATTTGCTGATCTTGAGATGGTTGAGGATGTGATGGGCATTCCAATTTTAAATGATGCTTTAACCACGTTGATTTGTAAGCCTTATCAAATTTATGAAGGGGGAGATCATCACATCATCGTGGGTGAGATTGAGTTCTGTAAACACAATGGTGGCAATCCATTGGTGTTTCATAACGGGAAATATCACCAAACCCAATTACACCCAGCTTATAAAACGGTCTAA
- a CDS encoding carboxymuconolactone decarboxylase family protein — MSQQDYENGLKVRTEVMGAEFVQRAQNNTVSFTEPLQDWINEHAWGSTWQREGVLPRKYRSLITIAFLTAQRSPTELKGHIRGALNNGASVEEIQEVLLHSLPYCGAPAAQEAFRAALEVIQSHQQAQNQDA, encoded by the coding sequence ATGTCACAGCAAGATTATGAAAATGGCTTAAAAGTACGTACTGAAGTCATGGGGGCAGAATTTGTGCAACGTGCGCAAAACAATACCGTGAGCTTCACAGAACCATTGCAAGATTGGATCAATGAACATGCATGGGGTTCTACCTGGCAACGCGAAGGAGTATTACCTCGTAAATATCGTTCTTTAATTACCATTGCTTTTTTAACAGCGCAACGCAGCCCAACCGAATTGAAAGGACATATCCGTGGTGCATTAAACAATGGTGCCAGTGTAGAAGAAATCCAAGAAGTTTTACTGCATAGCCTCCCCTATTGCGGTGCACCAGCAGCCCAAGAAGCTTTCCGTGCCGCACTCGAAGTGATTCAGAGCCATCAACAAGCACAAAACCAAGATGCTTAA
- a CDS encoding LLM class flavin-dependent oxidoreductase, producing MTTHAFLQNKKFLLGTFASNCSSGMTISKLDERWDASWESNLKLAQMLDQAGIDFMLPIARFTGYGGETDFQGMVLETLTWTAALLASTQHLVVFATVQTAVNHPMVVAKQVATLSKIGQDRVGLNIVAGWNKPEYDALGIALPDDHETRYGYAQEWFDFVRQLWASDVPFNFEGKYFKTKGSYGKPRPTAIPPIFNAAGSKHGREFAIQNADFLFTPVSDLGRSSEEVQALKQDGLDAGRHTRVMTFSHVVCRETEAEAVAEWDRQLNNADEAAVDNLMNVMFAHAQSFPHDIRQALRDRMAVGHGGYPLVGTPVQVAQHIADLHEAGFSGTTLSFLDYNAEFPYFRDQVLPLLEAKGLR from the coding sequence ATGACAACACATGCATTTTTACAAAATAAAAAGTTCTTATTGGGCACGTTTGCCAGTAATTGTTCCAGCGGCATGACCATTTCGAAACTCGACGAACGTTGGGATGCCAGTTGGGAAAGTAATCTAAAACTTGCGCAAATGTTGGATCAAGCCGGTATTGATTTTATGTTGCCAATTGCACGTTTCACCGGATATGGCGGTGAAACTGATTTTCAAGGGATGGTGCTTGAAACATTAACTTGGACTGCCGCTTTATTGGCGAGTACACAGCACTTAGTGGTATTTGCGACCGTGCAAACGGCAGTTAATCATCCGATGGTGGTGGCCAAGCAAGTTGCGACGTTGTCTAAAATTGGACAAGATCGTGTGGGCTTAAATATCGTGGCTGGGTGGAATAAGCCTGAATATGATGCGCTCGGTATTGCATTGCCAGATGATCATGAAACACGTTATGGCTATGCGCAAGAATGGTTTGATTTTGTTAGGCAGCTTTGGGCGAGTGATGTTCCTTTTAATTTTGAAGGGAAATACTTTAAAACCAAAGGCAGTTATGGAAAACCACGTCCAACAGCGATTCCGCCAATATTTAATGCGGCAGGCTCAAAACATGGACGTGAATTTGCGATTCAGAATGCAGACTTTTTGTTTACCCCAGTATCTGATTTAGGGCGCTCAAGTGAAGAAGTGCAAGCCCTAAAACAAGATGGATTAGATGCGGGTCGACATACGCGTGTGATGACATTCTCTCATGTGGTTTGTCGCGAGACAGAAGCAGAAGCTGTTGCAGAATGGGATCGTCAGTTAAACAATGCCGATGAAGCCGCTGTCGATAATTTAATGAATGTGATGTTCGCGCACGCACAAAGTTTTCCACATGACATTCGTCAAGCCTTGAGAGATCGAATGGCGGTAGGGCATGGTGGTTATCCATTGGTGGGCACGCCTGTGCAAGTTGCGCAACATATTGCCGATTTACATGAAGCAGGTTTTAGTGGTACGACTTTATCTTTTCTCGATTATAACGCTGAGTTTCCATATTTTAGAGATCAAGTCTTACCTTTGCTCGAAGCAAAAGGTTTGAGGTAA
- a CDS encoding dienelactone hydrolase family protein — protein MKGTYIDIPVDAAVFRAYLAVPEQGSGPGIVLCQEIFGVNAAMRAKADFLAEEGYTVLVPDLYWRQAAGVELGYTAEDHEKAFELYKHFDVESSIKDIQASLTTLGQLQVCDTTIGLSVVGYCLGGKLAYLAACRIATLACAVSYYGVGIEQYLHEAQNIRARTVLHFAGLDQFCPAEVRTEIMTALRQYSNIQTYVYANAEHAFARPEGQHYQKSSALIAHERSISALRKAVGPDYDLEALWEEHIRLEFDARDVKATMATMVAEPYVNHIPTLTGGVGYQALSRFYRYHFVHNNPQDIALTPISRTVGLTQVVDEFIMSFTHDQEIDWLIPGIPATGKFVEIPMLGVIKFRGPKLCHEHIYWDQASILLQLGVLDARGLPIAGAVAAHKLLDENLPSNQLMPTWPSSAGKSIDAV, from the coding sequence ATGAAAGGAACTTATATCGATATACCGGTGGATGCTGCCGTATTTCGCGCTTATTTGGCTGTGCCTGAACAGGGAAGTGGCCCCGGAATTGTATTGTGTCAGGAAATTTTTGGAGTCAATGCAGCCATGCGTGCCAAAGCAGACTTTTTGGCTGAAGAAGGTTATACCGTTTTGGTGCCTGATTTATATTGGAGACAAGCAGCGGGTGTTGAACTTGGCTATACAGCCGAAGATCATGAGAAAGCCTTTGAGTTGTATAAGCACTTTGATGTCGAAAGCAGTATTAAGGATATTCAAGCGAGTTTGACTACACTTGGACAATTACAGGTATGTGATACAACCATCGGTTTATCTGTGGTGGGTTATTGCCTTGGTGGAAAGCTTGCTTACTTAGCGGCTTGTCGTATTGCGACGCTGGCCTGTGCTGTAAGTTATTATGGCGTTGGAATTGAACAGTATCTGCATGAAGCGCAGAATATTCGTGCCAGAACCGTATTACATTTTGCAGGCTTAGATCAGTTTTGTCCTGCTGAAGTACGCACAGAAATCATGACGGCATTGCGCCAATACAGCAACATTCAAACTTATGTTTATGCAAATGCAGAACATGCATTCGCGCGTCCAGAAGGACAGCATTATCAAAAAAGTAGTGCCTTAATTGCGCATGAGCGAAGCATAAGCGCTTTACGTAAAGCAGTTGGACCAGATTATGATTTAGAAGCCTTGTGGGAAGAACATATTCGTCTCGAATTTGATGCGCGTGATGTTAAAGCCACCATGGCAACCATGGTTGCCGAACCCTATGTCAATCATATCCCGACTTTGACGGGTGGAGTGGGTTATCAGGCATTATCCCGTTTTTATCGCTATCACTTTGTACATAACAATCCGCAAGATATTGCACTTACCCCAATTTCACGCACCGTGGGACTCACGCAAGTGGTGGATGAATTCATCATGAGTTTTACCCATGACCAAGAAATAGATTGGTTGATCCCTGGCATTCCAGCCACCGGTAAATTTGTCGAAATTCCGATGTTGGGCGTGATTAAGTTTCGTGGTCCTAAATTATGTCATGAACATATTTATTGGGATCAAGCCAGTATTTTGCTGCAATTGGGTGTACTGGATGCGAGGGGTTTACCGATCGCAGGTGCTGTCGCTGCACATAAATTATTAGATGAAAATCTCCCGTCAAATCAGCTGATGCCAACTTGGCCATCCAGTGCAGGAAAGTCGATTGACGCAGTTTAA
- the lipA gene encoding lipoyl synthase has translation MSENRKPEQGVKLRGAEKVARIPVKVIPTVETPRKPDWIRVKMAAPDEVQRIKTTLRAQKLHTVCEEAACPNLPECFGGGTATFMIMGDICTRRCPFCDVAHGRPNALDADEPRHMAETISNLNLKYAVITSVDRDDLLDGGAQHFVDCIQEARALSPKTLLEILVPDFRGRMDIALKIMTECPPDVFNHNIETVQRLYKAMRPGSDYQHSLNLLKMFKEYCPDIPTKCGLMVGIGETEEEVLALLDDLKAHDVDYITIGQYLQPSKEHAPIDRFVTPEEFERYTAHGQKLGFRNIWAAPMVRSSYFADRQYYGEPVPDVRRKVDPAKKIAVQAIEA, from the coding sequence ATGTCTGAAAACCGTAAACCTGAACAGGGTGTTAAACTTCGTGGCGCTGAAAAAGTTGCGCGTATACCTGTAAAAGTTATTCCTACGGTTGAAACACCTCGTAAGCCGGACTGGATTCGGGTCAAAATGGCCGCGCCAGATGAAGTGCAACGGATTAAAACCACGTTACGTGCGCAAAAGTTGCATACCGTATGCGAAGAGGCAGCCTGTCCCAATTTACCAGAATGCTTTGGTGGGGGAACGGCAACCTTCATGATTATGGGTGATATTTGTACCCGCCGTTGCCCATTCTGTGATGTTGCCCATGGTCGTCCAAATGCCTTAGATGCAGATGAACCACGTCATATGGCAGAAACCATCTCTAATTTAAATCTAAAATACGCGGTTATTACATCTGTAGACCGCGATGATTTACTCGATGGTGGTGCACAGCACTTTGTTGATTGTATTCAAGAAGCACGTGCTTTAAGCCCAAAAACCTTATTAGAGATCTTAGTGCCTGACTTCCGTGGTCGCATGGATATCGCCCTTAAAATTATGACCGAATGCCCACCTGATGTGTTCAACCATAATATTGAAACTGTACAGCGCTTATATAAGGCGATGCGTCCAGGTTCAGATTACCAACATTCATTGAACCTACTGAAAATGTTCAAAGAATACTGTCCAGACATTCCAACCAAATGTGGCTTGATGGTCGGTATTGGTGAAACTGAAGAAGAAGTCTTGGCACTGCTTGATGACTTAAAAGCACACGATGTTGACTATATCACCATCGGCCAGTACTTACAGCCATCGAAAGAACATGCACCGATTGACCGTTTTGTTACACCGGAAGAATTTGAGCGTTATACCGCACATGGTCAAAAATTAGGATTTAGAAATATTTGGGCAGCGCCAATGGTTCGCTCAAGCTATTTTGCCGATCGTCAATATTATGGTGAACCAGTTCCAGACGTGAGACGCAAGGTTGATCCTGCAAAAAAAATTGCAGTACAAGCCATTGAAGCTTAA
- a CDS encoding DUF3325 domain-containing protein, protein MIWFLTLWSLSSLGFISLACSMSKHQKQMFGHELSPQKTTFAQYLGWIILGLSLMASIWHSNFSIGISYWLGAISFSALFVAWCLSYFETHFKVISLALTGILLLMLILQLF, encoded by the coding sequence ATGATTTGGTTCCTCACCTTGTGGTCACTCAGCAGCCTTGGTTTTATAAGCTTGGCATGCAGCATGTCTAAACATCAGAAACAGATGTTTGGACACGAACTTTCTCCTCAAAAAACCACTTTTGCGCAGTATTTAGGTTGGATCATACTTGGCTTGAGTTTAATGGCGTCGATCTGGCACAGTAATTTTAGTATCGGCATCAGCTATTGGCTGGGTGCAATCAGTTTTTCAGCATTGTTTGTGGCTTGGTGCTTAAGCTATTTTGAAACTCATTTCAAAGTGATTAGTTTGGCATTAACTGGAATACTGCTCTTGATGCTCATTCTGCAACTCTTCTAG
- a CDS encoding helix-turn-helix transcriptional regulator, with the protein MVGLTSLFNQDIIEQTENMQQANECLNKIIGPHELFDVGSKDPLKFSFNGERIGGITIGELIYGKNVIFKTSDQMDMRYYCITRPIQGTPIFKKSANFFHTNYCTAAIVSPFDKFELEVEQNCVQSFISISRPLLENTLAELIQRPLSTPIHFDHSMSKENEKMNAWWNLLEYLTSSHKDQFDFSCLMPEIKPNFEYILVKTLLMSQPHNYSDLLYGSNNRVPTYLKHAIQFIHENIHHMIRIEDLEQFLGVSRTKISRDFRHCFKTTPQLYIRYYRLKCIQQELLVAQNGNNITSVAMKWGINHLGRFSIDYKKLFGESPSDTYRKAGF; encoded by the coding sequence ATGGTTGGACTCACATCGCTATTTAATCAGGATATTATTGAGCAGACTGAAAATATGCAGCAAGCCAATGAATGTCTCAATAAAATTATTGGACCACATGAGTTGTTCGATGTGGGAAGTAAAGATCCATTAAAATTTAGTTTTAATGGAGAGCGTATTGGCGGTATTACGATTGGTGAGCTGATCTATGGCAAGAATGTTATTTTTAAAACCTCTGATCAGATGGATATGCGTTATTACTGTATTACGCGGCCAATACAAGGTACGCCTATATTTAAAAAATCTGCGAATTTTTTTCATACAAATTACTGTACTGCTGCAATTGTATCGCCCTTTGATAAATTCGAATTGGAGGTGGAGCAAAATTGTGTGCAATCCTTTATCTCGATATCACGACCATTATTAGAAAATACGTTGGCTGAATTAATTCAGCGACCGTTGTCTACGCCAATTCATTTTGATCACAGTATGTCCAAAGAAAATGAGAAAATGAATGCCTGGTGGAATCTACTGGAATACTTGACTTCATCCCATAAAGATCAATTCGATTTCTCTTGTTTAATGCCAGAGATTAAACCAAATTTTGAATATATTTTGGTCAAGACTCTGTTAATGTCGCAGCCGCATAATTATAGTGATTTGCTGTATGGCAGTAATAATCGAGTACCGACCTATCTAAAACATGCCATTCAATTTATTCATGAGAATATCCATCACATGATTCGAATAGAAGATTTAGAGCAATTTTTAGGTGTGTCTAGAACCAAGATTAGTCGAGATTTTCGCCATTGTTTTAAAACCACACCACAACTTTATATTCGATATTACCGGCTCAAATGTATTCAGCAAGAGCTTTTAGTCGCTCAGAATGGTAATAATATTACCAGCGTCGCTATGAAGTGGGGAATTAATCACTTGGGGCGTTTTTCAATCGATTATAAGAAGTTATTTGGAGAAAGTCCGAGCGATACCTATCGTAAAGCAGGGTTTTAA
- the sthA gene encoding Si-specific NAD(P)(+) transhydrogenase, with the protein MPRKKDIVASTFQKYDAVVLGSGPAGEGAAMKLAKSGKRVAIIDIREQLGGNCTHVGTIPSKALRQTVSSIIRYQRDPMFKQIGDWKQFTMKQVLHNAHKVIQQQVATHSRFYDRNDIDVYHGRAYIQDKHTILIFSEDGVKETVSYKQLVIATGSRPYHPQGLDFDHPRVFDSDKILDLDFTVHKIIIYGAGVIGCEYASIFIGLGIKVDLINTQHKLLSYLDDEISDALSYHLREQGVLIRHNEQIDHLDSADDHVVLSLQSGKKIKADAILWCNGRSGNTDSLGLENIGIQPNSRGQLSVNDQYQTEAEDVYAAGDVIGWPSLASAAYDQGRCAGANMSGEKDVKPVVDIPTGIYTIPEISSIGKTEQQLTEEKIPYEIGHSSFRHLARAQITGDTVGVLKILFHRDTLEVLGIHCFGNNAAEIIHIGQAVMQSPNNTIKYFVETTFNYPTMAEAYRVATLNGMNRLF; encoded by the coding sequence ATGCCTCGTAAAAAAGATATTGTTGCTAGCACTTTCCAGAAATATGATGCTGTTGTCCTCGGTTCAGGTCCAGCGGGTGAAGGCGCAGCAATGAAGCTGGCTAAATCCGGAAAACGTGTAGCAATCATAGACATCCGTGAGCAACTGGGGGGAAACTGTACTCACGTGGGGACTATCCCAAGTAAAGCATTGCGTCAGACTGTTTCGAGCATTATTCGTTATCAGCGTGATCCGATGTTCAAGCAAATTGGGGATTGGAAACAATTCACCATGAAGCAAGTACTGCATAATGCACATAAAGTGATTCAGCAACAAGTTGCGACACATTCGCGTTTTTATGATCGTAACGATATTGATGTTTATCATGGTCGTGCTTATATACAAGATAAACATACGATTTTAATTTTTAGTGAAGATGGCGTTAAAGAAACGGTTAGCTACAAACAATTGGTAATCGCAACAGGAAGCCGTCCTTATCATCCACAAGGTCTTGATTTTGATCATCCACGTGTATTTGATTCGGACAAAATTTTAGATCTCGACTTCACTGTACATAAAATCATTATTTATGGTGCAGGGGTGATTGGTTGTGAATACGCTTCAATCTTTATTGGTTTAGGCATCAAAGTTGATCTGATCAATACTCAACATAAATTACTCAGCTATTTAGATGACGAAATTTCAGATGCATTGTCTTATCACTTACGTGAGCAAGGTGTATTGATTCGTCATAATGAGCAGATTGATCACCTCGATAGTGCGGATGATCATGTGGTGTTATCACTGCAAAGTGGTAAAAAAATCAAAGCGGATGCCATTTTGTGGTGTAACGGTCGTTCGGGGAATACCGATAGCCTAGGCTTGGAAAATATTGGCATTCAACCCAATAGTCGTGGTCAATTGTCAGTGAATGATCAATACCAAACTGAAGCTGAAGACGTATATGCTGCAGGCGATGTTATTGGTTGGCCATCATTGGCTTCTGCGGCGTATGACCAAGGTCGTTGCGCAGGTGCCAATATGAGCGGTGAAAAAGATGTGAAGCCTGTCGTGGATATTCCAACCGGGATTTATACTATTCCAGAAATTTCTTCGATTGGTAAAACTGAACAACAGTTGACTGAAGAAAAAATTCCTTATGAAATTGGCCATTCATCTTTCCGTCATTTGGCACGTGCACAGATTACTGGCGATACAGTTGGTGTTTTGAAAATTTTATTCCATCGCGATACTTTAGAAGTCCTTGGTATCCATTGCTTTGGTAACAATGCGGCAGAGATTATTCATATTGGACAAGCTGTAATGCAAAGTCCAAACAATACCATTAAGTATTTTGTTGAAACCACATTTAATTATCCGACCATGGCAGAAGCCTATCGTGTGGCAACATTAAACGGTATGAATCGTTTGTTCTAA